A genome region from Panthera leo isolate Ple1 chromosome A2, P.leo_Ple1_pat1.1, whole genome shotgun sequence includes the following:
- the TMIE gene encoding transmembrane inner ear expressed protein: MAGQRRGAGPLWALGGVALGLCLAGVAGQLVEPSTAPPKPKPPPLTKETVVFWDMRLWHVVGIFSLFVLSIIITLCCVFNCRVPRTRKEIEARYLQRKAAKMYTDKLETVPPLNELTEIPGEDKKKKKKDSVDTVAIKVEEDEKNEAKKKKGEK; encoded by the exons ATGGCCGGGCAGCGGCGAGGCGCGGGGCCCCTGTGGGCTCTGGGCGGCGTTGCGCTGGGGCTCTGCCTCGCGGGGGTCGCCGGGCAGCTGGTGGAG CCCAGCACAGCCCCGCCCAAGCCCAAGCCGCCCCCATTGACCAAGGAGACCGTGGTGTTCTGGGACATGCGCCTCTGGCACGTAGTGGGCATCTTCTCGCTCTTCGTGTTGTCCATCA TTATCACTCTGTGCTGTGTCTTCAACTGCCGCGTGCCACGGACCCGGAAGGAGATCGAAGCCCGGTACCTGCAGCGAAAGGCAGCCAAGATGTACACGGACAAACTGGAGACTGTGCCGCCCCTCAACGAGCTCACAGAAATCCCCGGAG AggataagaagaagaagaagaaggatagCGTGGACACAGTGGCCATCAAGGTAGAGGAGGATGAAAAGAATGAGgccaagaagaagaaaggagaaaaatga
- the PRSS50 gene encoding probable threonine protease PRSS50 — MSPVEGWKQAPAGQVGCRREEVQELAAGSPRESRKRVAPGRQRQPAPWGPDTQTPARDADWGRRRERSTAAQKRLLPMEPQCRTRARRQGPQGRRASAVVLLLLLVLLLLRPAGRLADQTPGTPSKPALAAPGVPCAPTATCPSGGPRLPRQAPTVLSPPLTLQTSPVSKEGISLFPTCGSSFEEDPTLRDPEAMARRWPWMVSVRANGTHICAGTLIASQWVLTVAHCLIRNDFIYSVRAGSPRIDQISQTTADVPALQVIVNERYQSHRYWSWVGQANNIALVKLAWALKYNTYVWPICLPNLDFQVKDHSVCTVTGWGLPRVDGMWPQFRTIQEKEVTILNNKKCNQFYHKFSKVPSMVQIVDSQMVCAEDSDREHFCYEISGEPLVCPVDTTWYLVGLVSWGPGCEKSKAPPIYLQVTSYRHWIWERVNGQALPAPSRALLLVLALPLSLLVAL, encoded by the exons ATGTCACCAGTGGAAGGGTGGAAGCAGGCCCCAGCAGGGCAAGTGGGctgcaggagggaggaggtgcaGGAACTGGCTGCGGGTAGCCCGAGGGAGTCCAGAAAGCGCGTGGCCCCGGGGCGCCAGAGGCAGCCCGCGCCCTGGGGCCCTGACACA CAGACGCCTGCGCGGGATGCCGACTGGGGGCGCCGTCGCGAGAGGAGCACCGCGGCGCAGAAGCGGCTACTCCCCATGGAGCCTCAGTGCAGGACGCGGGCCCGCAGGCAGGGCCCCCAGGGCCGCAGGGCCTCTGCCgttgtgctgctgctgctgctggtgctgctgctgctgaggccCGCTG GCCGCCTGGCGGACCAGACTCCCGGGACACCCTCCAAGCCTGCTCTGGCCGCCCCTGGCGTCCCCTGTGCACCCACTGCCACCTGCCCCTCAGGCGGGCCTCGCCTTCCTCGCCAGGCCCCCACCGTCCTGTCGCCACCCTTGACCCTCCAGACCAGCCCTGTTTCTAAAGAAGGCATCAGCTTATTTCCCA CCTGCGGCTCCTCCTTCGAGGAAGACCCCACCCTCAGGGACCCAGAGGCCATGGCTCGACGGTGGCCGTGGATGGTCAGTGTGCGGGCCAATGGCACACATATCTGTGCAGGCACCCTCATTGCCTCCCAGTGGGTGCTGACCGTGGCCCACTGCCTGATCCG GAATGATTTTATCTATTCAGTGCGGGCGGGGAGCCCAAGGATTGACCAGATATCTCAGACTACCGCCGACGTGCCGGCACTCCAGGTCATCGTGAACGAGAGGTACCAGTCTCATCGGTACTGGTCCTGGGTGGGCCAGGCCAACAACATTGCCCTTGTCAAGCTTGCATGGGCACTCAAGTACAACACGTACGTCTGGCCCATCTGCCTGCCTAACTTGGACTTCCAGGTGAAGGATCACTCTGTCTGCACTGTGACAGGCTGGGGACTCCCCAGGGTTGATG GCATGTGGCCCCAGTTCCGGACCATTCAGGAGAAGGAAGTCACCATCCTGAACAACAAAAAATGCAACCAGTTCTACCACAAGTTTTCCAAAGTCCCCTCTATGGTCCAGATCGTGGACTCCCAGATGGTTTGTGCCGAGGACTCCGACAGGGAACACTTCTGCTAT gaGATAAGCGGTGAGCCCCTGGTCTGTCCTGTGGACACCACGTGGTACCTGGTGGGACTGGTGAGCTGGGGCCCAGGTTGCGAAAAGAGCAAGGCCCCGCCCATCTACCTACAGGTCACCTCCTACCGTCACTGGATCTGGGAACGCGTCAATGGGCAGGCCCTGCCAGCCCCGTCCAGGGCCCTGCTCCTGGTGCTAGCGCTGCCCCTCAGCCTCCTTGTTGCCCTCTGA